One region of uncultured Desulfovibrio sp. genomic DNA includes:
- a CDS encoding iron-containing alcohol dehydrogenase, with protein sequence MHDFTYYTPTRVVFGKNTEQQTGALAKACKCRKVLIHFGGQSALRSGLVARVKTSLEAEGLSFVTLGGVVPNPRLSLIREGIELARREQVDFVLAVGGGSVIDSAKAIAYGAANEGDVWDYYMGKRKPDACLPIGCVVTIAAAGSEMSSSTVVTNEENGFKRSFKTDMARPAFAVMNPELTMSLPPFQTACGCVDILMHTMERYFGHGSNMDITDSIGEGLMRVVMHHAAVLRDDPANYDSRAEVMWAGSLSHNGLTGCGSDGGDWATHMIEHELSGMFDVAHGAGLSAIWGSWARHVLPLRPDRFALFAERVLGIAPAETETITGLRGIEAMERFFRSLHMPTSLKELNLAPTDAQIAEMAEKALVGKTHIGSVKKLLPPDIVAIFAASR encoded by the coding sequence ATGCACGATTTTACGTACTACACGCCCACCAGGGTTGTTTTCGGCAAAAATACAGAGCAGCAGACCGGTGCACTCGCCAAAGCCTGCAAATGCCGCAAGGTGCTTATACACTTTGGCGGGCAGAGCGCCCTGCGCTCGGGCCTTGTGGCCAGGGTCAAGACCTCTCTCGAGGCTGAAGGTCTGTCCTTTGTGACCCTTGGCGGTGTAGTGCCCAACCCCCGGCTTTCGTTGATCCGCGAGGGCATTGAACTGGCGCGCAGAGAACAGGTGGATTTTGTGCTGGCAGTGGGCGGCGGCAGCGTTATCGACTCGGCCAAGGCTATTGCTTACGGCGCAGCCAACGAGGGGGACGTGTGGGATTATTACATGGGCAAGCGCAAGCCGGACGCATGCCTGCCCATTGGCTGCGTGGTGACCATCGCCGCCGCAGGCAGCGAGATGAGCAGTTCGACCGTTGTGACCAACGAGGAAAACGGCTTCAAGCGCAGCTTCAAGACGGATATGGCCCGTCCGGCCTTTGCCGTCATGAATCCGGAGCTGACCATGTCGCTGCCGCCCTTTCAGACGGCCTGCGGATGCGTGGATATTCTCATGCACACCATGGAACGCTACTTCGGGCACGGCTCGAACATGGATATAACGGACAGCATCGGCGAGGGCCTCATGCGCGTGGTCATGCACCATGCCGCCGTACTGCGCGATGATCCGGCCAACTACGACTCCAGAGCCGAAGTCATGTGGGCCGGCAGCCTTTCGCACAACGGACTGACCGGCTGCGGTTCTGACGGCGGCGACTGGGCCACTCACATGATTGAACACGAGCTGAGCGGCATGTTTGACGTGGCTCACGGTGCGGGGCTGTCTGCCATATGGGGCAGCTGGGCGCGCCATGTGCTGCCCCTGCGGCCTGACCGCTTTGCCCTGTTTGCAGAACGGGTCCTGGGCATTGCCCCGGCGGAAACGGAAACCATCACGGGCTTGCGGGGCATTGAGGCCATGGAGCGGTTTTTCCGCTCGCTGCACATGCCCACCTCGCTGAAAGAGCTGAATCTCGCGCCTACTGATGCGCAGATTGCCGAAATGGCCGAGAAGGCCCTTGTGGGCAAAACCCACATTGGCAGCGTAAAAAAACTGTTGCCGCCCGATATTGTCGCCATTTTTGCTGCCTCGCGGTAG
- a CDS encoding glycosyltransferase family A protein: MSSSTPEITVAMPAYNAASHLLEAIESILAQSFEDFELLVVDDGSTDNTLALAQSCADKRVRVERLPANKGRATARNMAMGRARGRYLAWMDADDIAMPHRLEAQHACLEAKPDIHICGAGIQYFGQSSALELFPEQPDAARAAALFGVPVPNCCVMVRLDAVRAFGLRYDAALARAEDMGFWADALLKAGLQAVNLQEPLLHYRYTSAAHARQWHMRALLGHVFPPLGIRATGAQAALHAGLIYGGLTEPGAALRWLDTLWQAWAARYGHDEYMQRHMLVFMARILREASADAAQADQTGRLLRTLSLAALAENI, translated from the coding sequence GTGAGTTCGTCCACTCCAGAAATCACTGTGGCAATGCCCGCCTATAATGCCGCCTCCCATCTGCTTGAAGCGATAGAGTCCATCCTGGCCCAGAGCTTTGAAGACTTTGAGCTGCTGGTGGTGGACGATGGCTCCACAGACAATACCCTTGCCCTCGCACAATCCTGCGCCGACAAGAGGGTTCGCGTTGAGCGCCTGCCTGCCAACAAGGGGCGGGCCACGGCGCGCAATATGGCCATGGGCCGTGCGCGCGGCAGGTATCTGGCCTGGATGGACGCGGACGACATAGCCATGCCCCATCGGCTGGAAGCGCAACATGCCTGCCTTGAGGCCAAGCCCGACATCCACATCTGCGGTGCGGGCATCCAGTACTTCGGGCAGTCCAGCGCACTTGAACTCTTTCCAGAACAGCCGGATGCCGCCCGCGCGGCCGCGCTCTTTGGGGTCCCCGTGCCCAACTGCTGCGTCATGGTGCGGCTGGACGCGGTGCGCGCCTTTGGCTTACGCTATGACGCGGCGCTTGCAAGGGCGGAGGACATGGGCTTTTGGGCCGATGCCCTGCTCAAGGCCGGATTGCAGGCAGTCAATTTGCAAGAGCCGCTGCTACACTATCGTTATACGTCAGCAGCCCATGCCCGCCAGTGGCATATGCGCGCTCTGCTTGGGCATGTGTTTCCTCCGCTGGGTATCCGGGCGACAGGCGCACAGGCGGCACTGCACGCAGGGCTGATCTATGGCGGGCTGACAGAGCCGGGAGCAGCGCTACGCTGGCTTGATACCCTCTGGCAGGCCTGGGCAGCCCGTTATGGGCACGATGAATATATGCAACGCCATATGCTTGTTTTTATGGCGCGCATTCTGCGCGAAGCCTCGGCGGATGCAGCACAGGCGGATCAGACAGGCAGGCTCTTGCGTACACTTTCGCTCGCGGCGCTGGCAGAAAATATCTGA
- a CDS encoding glycosyltransferase, which produces MHDAFEGRIDVRFPRAVVTGVTGNWAFAAGTVLLALRRHNPGMEADIIVFCDESLLETDAAILQSLGAQLVPFRPVPAELTAEALEVFSPLSLAKFDCFDLLQRYTSVVWLDADVLVQDSLEGLFDCGPLGLALEDPEFSDPPGAKPAQINLHEAIEGFDGGADNLNSGVIVFRNDLPAPEALRQGCLEFVCRHGAKLRYPDQAAFNLLAQMLLRQYPQSVFQLPQGFNAHPRNPAAAFAPVVHAFGAYKLWNDGLTATCFPEWQRDYARWQRFGGSPYAGTVENAEFLEGGAFSLLGGLCGTIEKAEAAIADLQQKLEKEAMVRARLEAVVSRLG; this is translated from the coding sequence ATGCATGATGCATTTGAAGGCCGCATTGACGTGAGGTTCCCCCGCGCGGTGGTCACAGGCGTAACCGGCAACTGGGCCTTTGCCGCTGGCACGGTGCTGCTGGCGCTTCGGCGGCATAATCCGGGGATGGAGGCCGACATCATCGTTTTTTGCGATGAATCACTGCTGGAAACCGATGCCGCGATACTGCAAAGCCTTGGTGCGCAGCTTGTGCCGTTTAGGCCTGTGCCCGCAGAGCTGACGGCGGAGGCGCTGGAGGTCTTTTCGCCGCTCAGTCTGGCAAAATTTGACTGCTTTGACCTGCTGCAACGCTATACGTCTGTTGTATGGCTTGATGCGGACGTGCTGGTTCAGGATAGTCTGGAAGGCCTGTTTGATTGCGGCCCCCTGGGGTTGGCGCTGGAAGACCCGGAGTTTTCCGACCCTCCGGGGGCCAAACCTGCGCAGATTAATCTGCACGAAGCTATTGAGGGATTTGACGGAGGCGCTGACAACCTGAATTCGGGCGTCATCGTATTCCGTAATGATTTGCCAGCGCCGGAGGCCCTGCGTCAGGGCTGCTTGGAATTTGTGTGTCGGCACGGCGCGAAGTTGCGTTACCCTGATCAGGCGGCCTTTAACCTGTTGGCGCAGATGCTGCTGCGGCAGTATCCGCAGAGCGTTTTTCAGCTACCACAGGGCTTCAACGCGCATCCACGTAATCCAGCGGCGGCCTTTGCGCCTGTGGTTCATGCCTTTGGAGCGTACAAACTGTGGAATGACGGCCTCACCGCCACCTGCTTTCCTGAGTGGCAGCGGGACTATGCCCGTTGGCAACGCTTTGGCGGCAGCCCCTATGCGGGAACAGTAGAAAATGCTGAATTTCTTGAGGGTGGCGCGTTTTCACTGCTCGGCGGGCTGTGCGGTACCATTGAAAAAGCTGAGGCAGCCATTGCCGACTTGCAGCAAAAGCTGGAAAAAGAAGCAATGGTTAGGGCCAGACTCGAAGCGGTGGTCAGCAGGCTCGGGTGA
- a CDS encoding glycosyltransferase family 10 domain-containing protein, whose translation MAESSTLLCYFATIPEAWPWMRQTEDGNGAMGRVQFVLASPTPRSFSSLPTSAETSSTWLVVFDEAPAGFSTTVPRERRILFVTEPPEIKKYPRSFLGQFGTVVSPYDLRGVERRSMVISNPCLSWHYGVERSSGKNISKFSSLNELRTFPMPEKTGLISVVCSTKTATSAQRARLALVSMLKERLGDALHVYGREFNPVDDKMSAIAPYKYHVVLENNYLDNFWTEKLSDAWLGWALPLYLGAPNLGAVCPAPGFVPLPLGDLEACAQSILSAIKSRLWEARQAELAQCRNWILETTNVFARAARMMETAPDYCRRQPALGRPEPIFGSGRDDVAAMYRQVRGERL comes from the coding sequence GTGGCTGAAAGTTCGACCCTGTTGTGCTATTTTGCCACCATCCCCGAGGCCTGGCCCTGGATGCGGCAGACAGAAGACGGCAACGGCGCTATGGGCCGTGTGCAATTTGTGCTGGCCTCGCCAACCCCCCGCTCCTTTTCCTCGCTTCCCACTTCGGCAGAAACTTCCAGCACATGGCTCGTGGTTTTTGACGAAGCCCCGGCGGGTTTCAGCACCACAGTGCCCCGTGAACGACGCATCCTCTTTGTCACCGAGCCGCCTGAGATCAAAAAATATCCCCGATCCTTCCTCGGCCAGTTCGGCACGGTGGTGTCTCCTTATGACTTGCGCGGTGTCGAGCGGCGCAGCATGGTCATCAGCAACCCCTGTCTGAGCTGGCACTACGGCGTCGAACGCTCATCAGGGAAAAACATAAGTAAATTCAGCAGCCTTAACGAATTGCGCACATTTCCCATGCCAGAAAAAACAGGCTTGATTTCCGTAGTCTGTTCCACCAAGACGGCAACGTCGGCACAGCGTGCACGACTTGCACTGGTAAGTATGCTCAAAGAGAGGCTTGGGGACGCGCTGCACGTGTACGGGCGCGAATTCAATCCCGTGGATGACAAAATGTCGGCCATTGCGCCCTATAAGTACCATGTGGTGCTTGAGAACAACTACCTGGACAACTTCTGGACAGAAAAACTGTCCGATGCCTGGCTTGGCTGGGCGCTGCCGCTCTATCTTGGAGCACCCAACCTTGGCGCTGTTTGCCCCGCACCCGGATTTGTGCCCTTGCCGCTTGGCGATCTGGAAGCCTGTGCGCAGAGCATTCTGTCTGCAATCAAGAGCCGTTTGTGGGAGGCCCGGCAAGCAGAGCTTGCCCAGTGCCGCAACTGGATACTGGAAACCACCAACGTTTTTGCCCGCGCAGCCCGGATGATGGAAACAGCGCCGGATTATTGCCGCAGACAGCCTGCGCTCGGCAGACCGGAACCCATATTTGGCTCGGGGCGCGATGATGTGGCCGCCATGTACAGGCAGGTGAGGGGGGAACGCCTGTGA